atatatatatatatatatatgtatatatatatatatatacatatatatatatatatatatacatatatatatatatatatatatatatatatatatatatatatatatatatatatatatatatatatatatatatatatatatatatatatatatatatatatatatatataaaacacccAATCTGGATACGTTTCTGGACGAGCCTATTATTGTGACGGACCAACGATCACGTGGTTCCTGTCATGTAATGACGTGTCCACCGGAAGTCTGTCCAGGGTTTGACTACGTGGAAGATCTTTTATTTCCCCGCTAAGAGAGCCTGTGTGCTCGTCACTTTGACGAAATGATCAAGAAATTTGACAAGAAGGACGAGGAGTCCGGTAAGTAAGACTTTAAAATGTTCTTACATGGCGACTGCGTTGGCAGCAAAACCTAACAAGATGGAGTCTTGACTAGCATGCTAGCAACCTGTTAGCCTGCTAGGCTACTTTACATTTAATGTCGGAACATGACGTCACTCCTACTCTTAAATGGCACTAtctcatatatatccatccatccattttttaccgcttatcccctttgggggcgctggtgcctatctcagctacaatcgtgcggaaggcggcgtacaccctggacgagtcgctatatatatgtgtatatatacatatatatatatatatatatatatatatatatatatatatatacttatatatgtatatgtatattgtaaCTACCTGCTGATGTTGATGTGTTCTTGAGTGAGTGATATTCAGAATTCCTATTGTTGTGAACATAGCACACCTGTAAGGTGATTGGCGAAGGAGGaggaaggttgttattgttgcgGAAATGAGAAATGAGGATAGACGTGCATGTGGAAGGAACAAGATAAGTTGAGCTGTGTTAGATAGGATGCTCAAtaaaagtttaaaggcctactgaaatgagattttcttatttatacagggatagcaggtccattttatgtgtcatacttgatcattttgcgatattgccatatttctgcttaaaggatttagtagagaacatcgacgataaagttcgcaccttttgtcgctaataaaaaagccttgcctttaccggaagttgtagacgatgacgtcaccagtgtgagggctcctcacgtcctcacattgtttataatgggagcctccaacaaaacgaGCTATTCAgacagaaaacgacaatttccccattaatttgagcgaggatgaaagattcgtggcttaggatattgataacgaaggactagaaaaaaaaaaaataaagtaaaaaaaaaaaggcgattgcattgtgagcaattcagatgttattagacacatttactaggatatttctgggaaatcccttatctttctattgtgttgctagtgttttagtgagattaaatagtacctgatagtcagaggggtgtgtccatcaGTGTCTTGAgacagtctctgagggaattagtcacggcaggaGCAGTACGACAGAAGTGCCACCGATCTCCGCTAAGaggctactttttaccacaattttctcaccgaaaattgCCGCTTGACAactggtcgggaaccatgttcgcttgaccgctctgttccgtagtaaatcttcacctccgggaatgttaaacaaggaatcaccgtgtctttgtgtggctaagggctaaagcttcccaactccatctttctactttgacttctccattattaattgatcaaattgcaaaagattcagtaacacagatgtccggaatacagtttaattgcgcgatgaaaagagacgacatttagccgcaaattgtgctgcgctaatatttcctgacagcctGTGACATTACGCGCACGCGTCAGATTCTGCGATGTTTTCAacgagaaactccgcgggaaattaaaaattgcaattttgtaaactaaaaaagccgtattggtatgtgttgcaatattaatatttcatcattgatatataaactatcagactgcgtggtcggtagtagtggctttcagtaggcctttaaaaaagagcgtcagacttgcgtgcacttcttctggacgctacaattggtgtcagaagtgggattggGATTGCCATTTTCCCCTCGTGTTAATGGCTTACAGGTCAGTAGTTGAAGACCCCACTTCTTGCTCCCTGGCCCTTTTAATGATGGGCCGAGAGATCCGTACGCCTGCCGAAATGATGATGGGTAGACCTCCAGCTGCGCCGGTTGGTCCACCAGGAGAGTAGTACACTAACAGACTACAAGACCGACTGGATTCAGCTCACAAATTTGCCAGGAACCAGCTGCGGAATGCTGGCCGTAGACAAAAGAGGAATTACGACGTGCACGAAAAAAGGGCGACATTTTACCGCTGAAGTGTTGGCGTGGGTGTACAACCCCCAACGGAAAAAGGGAAGATGCCCGAAGCTGGACAGCGACTAAATGGGACCTTGTAGAGTGTTGGAAAGACTCGGGGAAGTTGTATACCGAGTCCAACTCCCAACCCGTGGCAGAAAAGTTGTCCTGCACCGCGACCAGCTTGTACAATACCGGGGCACGGGCACTCCTGCAGGACTCGGAGTGGAGTTACTGGGGAGAATGGGTCTTAGCCCAGAGACTAGAGAGTCTTGTTCTTTCGTTATGGGGACCTCGTCTTGGCCTTCACAGGATGTAACACTTCCTGTGACTTCCTCCCCAGAAAGGGGGGAACACAAGACTCTGGAGGCTGAGGCGGTGACCAGCCCACTTGAGAGATTTTGTTGTCCACCTCGGGGACGAGGGTCTTTTAAAGGGGGGATAGGGTAACAACCTGCTGATGTTGATGTTGTGTTCTTGAGTGGCTGATATTCAGAATTCCCATTGTTGTGAACATAGCACACCTGTAAGGTGATTGGCGAAGAAGGAGGAAGCGTTGTTGTTGCGGAAATGAGAAAGGAGGATAGACGTGCATGTGGAAGGAACAAGATAAGTTGAGCTGTGTTAGATAGGTTGctcaataaaagtttaaaaagagtgtcagacttgcgtgcacttcttctggacgctactatatatacatacatacatacatatatatatatatatacatatatatatatatatgtatgtatgtatgtatgtatgtatgtatgtatgtatgtatgtatgtatgtatgtatgtatgtatgtatgtatgtatgtatgtatgtatgtatgtatgtatgtatgtatgtatgtatgtatgtatgtatgtatgtaggtgtggggaaaaaaatcacaagactacttcatctctacagatctgtttcatgaggggttccctcaatcatcaggagattttaatggaagcattcacatacaatggtttatatagagcacagagtgggtgggtacaggcaggcgtagggtgtggtgattggctcatgtgttacctaggaggtgtttccttctgtggcggcatgttgaaatgatttcactgcgcttgttgagggatgataaatctggatgatatataataaacagtttctcttttaagcataggttgcatcttttattaccactgttgtaaggtgtgctggatgcaagaatttgccatgttattgaatattcaacattattgtctttgaggttccaaatgtgtttgctgagttctgtagaattttgcaaagtctggtttctaaaggaggcgttgtgattattccatcttgttttgaacgctccttcggttaatcctacgtacgtgtcggatgtgttaatgtccttgcgtattacctttgcttggtaaacgactgatgtctgtaagcaccttccgttgagagggcaatcaggtttcttgcgacagttacattcattattggtttcagagtcgtttagtctgggggtaggcagtccttttgcaattgctttgttgtggtttgaaatgatttgttgcatgttattcatacagctgtagctcaatttaatgttgttcttgttgaatatttttcttagggtgttgcctttggggaagtgtttgtcgatcagagtgaggaacttgcggccgatgttggttgagacgtctttgctgaatggcggattgtaccagatgatgttgtttcgttttctgctcttttttggttggtttcctggagtggcttcataggtgagggtgaagttgtatccgctttcatcaagtgctttctggtacgggggggttgcttggtcgaattcagctttgctggatgacagcatcgatagtcttttattaattccggtaggtattcttttggtggtggtgggtgggtgggtggttgctgtcatggtgcacgtattggagtgttgtgttgggtttcgtgaatggttggtagctgttatttctcaggttgaaaaaaaaaaaaaaaaaaaaaaaatatatatatatatatatatatatatatatatatatatatatatatatatatatatataaggaactctcctgacggaataaataaagtactgtctaatctatctaatatatatatatatatatatatatacacacaatgtaaATGTACATGGTGTTAACACACTTAGTGGGTAACATTCATTGTAATTAAACGTTTTAAAGGCCGCTGTACGGATTAGCTGCTATGCTAGCTAGTATGAACATGGAATGATGTTTTATGTACAATGTTATACTTTTACAAGTCCAATGAGTAAATGTGCATTTACCACCATTGCAGGAAGTGGCTCTAACCCTTTCCAGCATTTGGAGAAGAGTGCCGTTTTGCAGGAGGTACTGCACTGTAACTCCTGAATGTTTTTTCCGAGTAAAACATGATGAACAAACCCACTTAAAATGTGTCTTGTTCGTGTCCCCAGGCACGCATCTTCAATGAGACCCCCATCAATCCACGGCGATGTCTCCACATTCTCACCAAGATCATTTACCTGCTCAACCAGGTTTGACATTGGTGTCAAGGGCTGCAGGATTTTAAGGAAAACCAAACTGAAAATTGCGATTCCATTTGCGATTTTTACATAttaaacatccattttctaccaattgtcccttttggggtcgcagggggtgctggagcctaaaaCATAACACTGCGAAAATAACAAGTGAATAAAGCTtctatttataaagcgcttttcatacattTAAGAAATGCAACGCTCAGGTGCTGACTGATGCTCAGATTGGGAACACTTTCTCCCAGTTTGAAGCGAGAGACGAACAAAGGCGAGAGgttcaacaattctgattggcgaacgtgtctgtcactcaaatgccaGGGACGGAGGAAAAAAAACTCAGCCTCTGCAGTTATCGCACTAATTACAACCTCAATGTTGATTATTCCTGCAGCCCTAGTGGTGTAATCCATTTATGTACACGTGATTTTAATGTATGTTTGTAACCCTCTCACTATTGACCTATTATATCTTTGTAGGGTGAACATTTTGGGACCACAGAAGCCACAGAGGCATTCTTTGCCATGACCAGGCTCTTTCAGTCCAATGATGTAAGAtacatttgtgttttttgttttagatGCCTCTTACATTAAGATAAATACATATTATACTCCGACCAGCAAACTCTAAGGAGGATGTGCTACCTGACCATCAAGGAGATGGCCAACATCTCTGAGgatgtcatcattgtcaccagcAGGTATTAAACATTTCTACactgaagtgcactttttttggacttttgtTTATCGTTCACTATCCTTAAGAGACACAAAAACACATGTTTCGGGGGGGGGTTGCATTCTTAATATGGCTCAATCTGGGTGGCTCGCAAAGCTGCCAATTGTAGCAATCCATTCTGCCTGTAAATTACTGTAAATATGCAtccaaaaaacgccaacaatacttaatttatgttcCGTAGCCTGAATAGTAACTAatttgtagcaacattgttattgtaagagtaaaaacagaaaaacactttttttttttttagcatagtaGCACGTCGCCTTGCTCACGGAGACACTCACACTGCTACGGCATCAGCAAGAGGAAAGATAGCATTTGTGTCAGCAGCTGAATTTTTGAATGTGTAATGCACAATGCCATAGGGCACCACTCTGTAATGACGTTTTTTACAATTGATTTTGGGTTGGTGAAAAAAAGCTTTCACCGCTGCAAGGTTTGTTAACGCCAACAGTTTGTCTTTCGTTGTGATGCAATTTTTTTAAGCAGTGTCCTCCTACCCAGAAACCAGAAACATTTCTATACTTCCATTGATAACATTTTGTGACACTCAGTGCAGCAGATGCACTGCACTCCATTTCCGTcggcatagcttggctccaagcaTGCCAGTCTTCTGTCAAAATGCACTACCGAACGCTAAAGTTTTCCTCGAACAAAGTAACAATCAAAATTAACTTTGAAACTTGTGCTATAAGTAAGGAATTATTTGAAATGATATTTCTATCATTGTGTTTTCTGACCAGTGTTCATGTAGACACACACAGCATGAGGAAGTTCACATTGATTCAAACAATGGTAGCCTACCTTTTTGTTTTCATCACTGTTGTTTAAGAAAGAATAACAACTGGTAGCTTTTTTTGGCGAAGCAGCTCAATGCGACAGAACTAACTGCGACAGTCCTGTCTCGCCCCCGTCTCCTGCAACATTTCATCCCTATCTTTGTTCTCGCTCAGCTTCTACAACCAGTAGTTCACAATCTGTATACTCAGGTTGAAACAGATATGGTTGTTGATCCTCATTTGTCTAAAAATAGCCATCTTCGTCATCTATTATAATGTCTGTTATGATTAGGAAACACATCTGTTGGCGGAAGTAGGAAGTGCCTTTGCTCTGGGCACTGAAATCACTGTGCCCAGGAAAGAAGTCccggtaatgcttaaaatgaccaaaatatggcaaatactgtaaatattaaatgttgttatcaatgtgtctgttactatattttatatctgtatatgtacttagacttagacaaactttaatgatccacaagggaaattgttcaacacagtagctcagtcacaatgatggaaagtgtaaggatggaaaggataatgcaggtatgaaTAGATTAAATATAGCAATATACATATATGcgaatatatacttaatatgtgtacagtatatacagatatattatgtGTAAAACatatataccaattaccatgaacaatattacagtatatgtggcagccgcagcataaaatagagagtaaatccagcagaaaatagacattaaaaacaaagagaagtagctgacagAGAAGATGTCAGGTAATAggcagatatcatctattgctgtatggggagtgattacACAGCTGGATGGAAtacggaatgaaggagttcttgcagcatgtatataaaacgtttCCAAGGCAACATAGGGAACTCCCATCTGGCAagcatttttttaatctttagaaTCTCCCCAAAAAAGAGATGGGTGTTCTTTTTTCTTTGTTGAGTCGGAgtttgtttatttggaacattcatgcatacaacatgatacatcacaatttccagtttctctacaCATGTTCGAAAATGAGTGGgaaaagcagagcttatttaatactacctctcctttacatagcagttgctaaaacttttgttcacttcctgttctcaatttattcacaatatactgcataagtaataacattaaacataaatgaatgaataaataataattagtgaattaagttatatttcatatgctGAGATAAAttagattatctagaaaatggataaaattaattcagaatgtttatcatggttcctcttctttgtactttttaaacactaaatttgtagagtttcttgaagtggatcatattagtacattgattaattgctttgcttaatccatttcatAATTGAATTCCCCATAccgatatactgaaggtcttaagtgttgtaggtgcatagaaatgttttaaattaacattttctctaagattatatctCTCCTAATGTATAGTTCTCCTATTTTCCATCCTATTTTCTATTTCTTCTTGTCacccataatgattgtgaattccacaaaaaatgcagttccccttcatGCTCCTAATCAAGTGCGAGCTTTTAAGTCTTATTTATGATTTTGTTTAGTTTGACCAAGGACATGACAGGCAAGGAGGACGTGTACAGAGGACCTGCCATCAGAGCCCTCTGCAGGATCACTGATGTACGTGCATCCCCCTCTACCGTACTCTTCTTCCTCCCTGTGTGTCTTCACTCTACCATTCTCTAAACAATCTGACACCATTTTACAGACCACCATGCTTCAGGCCATAGAGAGATACATGAAACAAGCCATAGTTGACAAGGTACCCAGTGTGTCCAGTTCAGCCCTGGTGTCCTCACTGGTGAGACGCAATCAACATGAATATATGCATGTGTAATGCGATATTAATTAAGATAGATATTTTTTTAGCACATGGTGAAGATGAGCTACGACGTGGTGAAGCGTTGGGTCAATGAAGCTCAAGAAGCAGCCTCTAGTGATAACATCATGGTGCAGGTGGGGACATGTTGGCTTACTTCTACGAATAGTTGCATGATTTACAATAGCAGCTGTCAACACTGGTCAAGAAATGGCAAAACAAAATCTGTGTTTATTCTGCAGTACCATGCTCTCGGCCTGCTCTATCACCTGAGGAAGAACGATCGTCTCGCCGTCACTAAGATGCTCAATAAGTTCACCAAGTCGGGCCTCAAGTCGCCGTTTGCCTACTGCATGCTCATCAGGATCGCCAGTAAACTTTTAGATGAGACGGAAGGAGGGTAAGCATACCTGAAACGACCTGTCTCCTTGTCTTGCTTTCATTCACGTACCGTTTGGTCTGCAGCCACGACAGCCCCTTGTTTGACTTCATCGAGAGCTGCCTGAGGAACAAGAACGAGATGGTGGTGTACGAGGCTGCTTCCGCCATTGTGCACATGCCAAACTGCACCGCCAGGGAGTTGGCCCCCGCCGTTTCAGGTTTGTTTGAACACGCTACAAAACATGAGCAAGTTATACTGGCCATATCTTACTCATGATGCATTCTGTTTTCTTAAAGTGCTGCAGCTCTTCTGCAGTTCCCCCAAAGCTGCACTGAGATACGCTGCGGTCAGAACCCTTAACAAGGTACACTTTTCTTGTGTATATAGCAGTGGTGGGctagcaaggccttctctgctggcctaacgtaACCAGAAATCACGAttcatcataattaaagataaaagtcatTTTTAATTTGCTTTCCCTAAATggctaaaagtattcatattatttttgtgtcgtattatgctccttccggtgctgttgtttttaggttagagtttttatccaatcagaatttagctagcttatgttgccatgctgtaccaaatctgcccggggctTTCAGAATCAACAATACGGCCGTCTGTGCACTGCAAATAAACGAGTACATACAGTTTGTAGATaattgccatagccaatcagatcacgagttgttgtcagtaaggccttctagttgTTGAACGTGACATTCAACCAACTATTGGGGGCACGCCTCTGTTTTCCGTCATACCACGTTGGGTAAAGCGTCGAAGGCGTGGGATGTGGGGTTggggaacgtgtgtgtgtgtcgtgtatTTTTCATGGATGCATacgcgtgggtgtgtgtgtgtgtatataagcctGCAGCGTGTGTCTGTTCTGCGACCTTGGTGCTGTCGCAAACGAGATAACAGCCAGTCAGTCCAGCCAAAGTCAACAAACAGGGGTGTGTCCACGAGAGACTGGGAAGGAAGAGAAGGATAGTTACCACACGTTTTCTGAGTTGTCTGCATACATGTtacagaattttacatgacatttTCAATTATGATTATGTTAGTCAATTATCTtctatgcgatgaggtggcgacttgtccaggatgtaccccgcattccgcccgaatgcagcactCCCCACggcccaaaaagggacaagcggtagaaaatggatggttggaattATCTACTCAAAGTCCTGTGGTACATTACATTGTCAGTAAGACAGCAATAATAGTTTGGTAGATGAGAACAAATCTGAAGGTAAAATATAGTatagaaatgcacccaattgcaggaaatgtagtcttgattttcaaaatGGTCAAAACGGTGCTCCTATCCCTGTATTTAGTGCCTTGTAAAGTTATCCAATATATGCTAAGTTACCTAAACACAGCAtcacatcttagctttgtgtcATAGGTGACAAAGTAGTGTAATATATGATAATACatcaataataatgtatttatgtgtataataTGCACAAAACTGCACTTTGTATACCTGCAGTACCAAAATGTTAAGGCCAACACATCACATGTTGACAGTAAATGTCAATAAGATTGAATAGTAGGACATACGTTTAGCATCAtacttttgttttacatttgCACTTGTGTCCACCAGGTCGCGATGAAGCATCCCTCCGCCGTGACAGCCTGCAACCTTGACCTGGAGAACTTGATTACGGACTCCAACAGAAGCATCGCCACGCTGGCCATCACCACGCTGCTGAAGACTGGCAGCGAGAGCAGCGTGGACAGACTAATGAAGCAGATCTCTTCCTTTGTGTCTGAGATCTCCGATGAGTTTAAGGTCTGACTCTCTGAATTCCATTGACTACCTGGAACTGTTTCATATTTTTGCTGTAGATCAACCTCCTCTTTGTTGTTGTAGGTGGTTGTGGTGCAAGCCATCAGTGCTCTATGTCAAAAGTACCCCAGAAAGCACGGTGTTATGATGAACTTCCTGTCCAACATGCTGCGAGACGATGTGAGCTGAGCAAACAAACTGACATTTGGACTCCAGGGGTTAAAGTGGAGAAGCACTCATCTGGTTTTGACCATCTTCACAGGGCGGCTTCGAGTACAAACGTGCCATCGTGGACTGTATCATCAGCATCATCGAGGAGAACCCAGAGAGCAAGGAGACCGGCCTGGCCCACCTGTGTGAGTTCATCGAGGACTGCGAGCACACGGTGCTGGCCACCAAGATCCTGCACCTGCTGGGCAAAGAGGGACCACGCACC
Above is a genomic segment from Nerophis ophidion isolate RoL-2023_Sa linkage group LG02, RoL_Noph_v1.0, whole genome shotgun sequence containing:
- the copg2 gene encoding coatomer subunit gamma-2; amino-acid sequence: MIKKFDKKDEESGSGSNPFQHLEKSAVLQEARIFNETPINPRRCLHILTKIIYLLNQGEHFGTTEATEAFFAMTRLFQSNDQTLRRMCYLTIKEMANISEDVIIVTSSLTKDMTGKEDVYRGPAIRALCRITDTTMLQAIERYMKQAIVDKVPSVSSSALVSSLHMVKMSYDVVKRWVNEAQEAASSDNIMVQYHALGLLYHLRKNDRLAVTKMLNKFTKSGLKSPFAYCMLIRIASKLLDETEGGHDSPLFDFIESCLRNKNEMVVYEAASAIVHMPNCTARELAPAVSVLQLFCSSPKAALRYAAVRTLNKVAMKHPSAVTACNLDLENLITDSNRSIATLAITTLLKTGSESSVDRLMKQISSFVSEISDEFKVVVVQAISALCQKYPRKHGVMMNFLSNMLRDDGGFEYKRAIVDCIISIIEENPESKETGLAHLCEFIEDCEHTVLATKILHLLGKEGPRTPQPSKYIRFIFNRVVLESEAVRAAAVSALAKFGAQNDDLLPSVLVLMQRCMMDSDDEVRDRATFYMNVLQQKQKALNAAYIFNGLSVSVPGLEKSLHQYTLEPSEKPFDMKSVPLATTPITEQKTEITPIASSKLPEKLAPSRQDIYQEQLASITEFQGLGPLFKSSEPVQLTEAETEYVVRCIKHTFAKHMVFQFDCTNTLNDQLLQKVMVQMEPSESYEVLHYIPAATLPYSQPGSCYTLMGLPEDDLTAVSCTFSCTLKYLVRDCDPNTGEPDDDGYDDEYVLEDLEVTVADHIQRVLKPNFGAAWEEVGDDFEKEETFALASVRTLDEAVGNIVSFLGMQPCERSDKVPENKNSHVLFLAGVFRGGHDTLVRARLALADGVTMQVTVRSDEETVVDVILASVG